A portion of the Tachysurus fulvidraco isolate hzauxx_2018 chromosome 8, HZAU_PFXX_2.0, whole genome shotgun sequence genome contains these proteins:
- the snu13b gene encoding SNU13 homolog, small nuclear ribonucleoprotein b (U4/U6.U5) isoform X1: protein MRSASSPKPRVAVCSCSVRTLYVVLSRCFSNLVRVFFVCLYFKLFFEPRRCLSSVKLSPRGLELSSKIMTEPEVNPKAYPLADATLTKTILDLVQQASNYKQLRKGANEATKTLNRGISEFIVMAADAEPLEIILHLPLLCEDKNVPYVFVRSKQALGRACGVSRPVIATSVTIKEGSQLKPQIQSVQMAIERLLV, encoded by the exons CACGCTGTACGTTGTGCTTTCGCGGTGTTTTAGTAATTTAGTgcgagttttttttgtttgtttgtatttcaaGCTTTTCTTTGAACCCCGCAGGTGTTTGTCCTCCGTGAAGCTTTCGCCGAGAGGACTTGAGCTAAGCTCTAAAATCATG ACTGAACCTGAAGTAAACCCTAAAGCTTACCCTTTGGCTGATGCCACTTTGACCAAAACTATACTGGACCTCGTGCAGCAGGCGTCCAACTACAAGCAGCTGCGTAAAGGAGCAAACGAGG CCACTAAAACACTGAACCGTGGAATTTCTGAGTTCATCGTTATGGCTGCTGATGCTGAACCGCTGGAGATTATTCTACACCTTCCATTACTGTGTGAGGATAAAAATGTGCCTTACGTCTTCGTGAGGTCCAAGCAGGCCCTTGGACGAGCTTGTGGTGTGTCCAGACCCGTTATTGCCACATCAGTCACCATTAAGGAAGGTTCACAGCTGAAACCGCAGATCCAGTCTGTGCAGATGGCAATTGAGAGACTTTTGGTCTGA
- the snu13b gene encoding SNU13 homolog, small nuclear ribonucleoprotein b (U4/U6.U5) isoform X3: MTEPEVNPKAYPLADATLTKTILDLVQQASNYKQLRKGANEATKTLNRGISEFIVMAADAEPLEIILHLPLLCEDKNVPYVFVRSKQALGRACGVSRPVIATSVTIKEGSQLKPQIQSVQMAIERLLV, from the exons ATG ACTGAACCTGAAGTAAACCCTAAAGCTTACCCTTTGGCTGATGCCACTTTGACCAAAACTATACTGGACCTCGTGCAGCAGGCGTCCAACTACAAGCAGCTGCGTAAAGGAGCAAACGAGG CCACTAAAACACTGAACCGTGGAATTTCTGAGTTCATCGTTATGGCTGCTGATGCTGAACCGCTGGAGATTATTCTACACCTTCCATTACTGTGTGAGGATAAAAATGTGCCTTACGTCTTCGTGAGGTCCAAGCAGGCCCTTGGACGAGCTTGTGGTGTGTCCAGACCCGTTATTGCCACATCAGTCACCATTAAGGAAGGTTCACAGCTGAAACCGCAGATCCAGTCTGTGCAGATGGCAATTGAGAGACTTTTGGTCTGA